Genomic window (Chryseobacterium bernardetii):
ATTAATATTTTTTAATTATACCTGTGATATATTTTATATTTTCTGTTATTTTATACTTAAAATTAAAAATATTTAACAGTAACTTACTAATATCCAGAATTTTAAATTTATAATATTCTTTGGAAAAATTTTTCTTAGCATAATAAATTCTGCTTGTATGAACAATTATTCTTTTGACGTTTGAAACCTTCTTTTTCTTGGTAAAGGATCCTCCTTCCAAATGAATTATTCTAGTTCCTGTAAAAATATAATTTTTATATTGAGCTCTTGAAACTGTAAGCTGTAAATCACTTTCTTCATAATACATAAAGTAATTGGGGTCAAAACCAGCGACAGCATTAAATAATGATTTCCTCATAAACATATCAGCCCCTAAAACATATTCTATTTCAAAATATTCTTGGTTAAGATTATAATGAGTTTCTTTGATTTCTATAAATCTGCCTATAATGGGGAAACCTTTTATAATTTCTTGATTGAATGATTTTATAGTAGGAAAAGTTCCTCCAAAACCATTCACTTCATTACTTTCGTCAATCATTAGACATCCTAGAACGCCAATATTTAATTTTTTTTCGTTCTTGCTAAAAAAATCCAATATTTTTAAAAGCGAGTTCTCAACAAAAATAGTATCTGAATTAAGCAAAAAAAGATATTCCCCTTTTGCAGCAGAAACTCCTAAATTATTTGCTCTTCCAAAGCCTAAATTTTCGGTGGCTTGTATAACTTTCACATTAGGAAATCGTTCTAATATTTGAGATACAGAGTTATCTGAGGATGCATTATCAACAACAATGATCTCAAAATCTACATTTTTTGTATAGTTATAAATACTTTCAATACAATTTATGGTGAGTTGCATTGTATTGTAATTAACTATAATTATTGAAATCATTCTTCTTCTAGATTTGATATTTTTTGCAAGTTAAATTCCGTTAATGTTGAATAAAATAAGTCTATATTTTCTATAATATTTTTTTTAGATATTTTTTTCAAATTAACATTCATTCTTTTTTCAATTAAATCTCCTGCTAATCGAAATTTAATAACTTGGGCAGGATTTCCACCTACTATGCTAAATGGAGCTACATTCTTTGTAACAACACTTCCTGCAGCAATTATTGCTCCTTTTCCAATATTGATTCCCGAAAGTATTACAACATTACTACCTATCCAAACTTCATCCTCAACAATAATTGCTCCTTTTGACTGAGCATCATCTTCTGGTGAGTTTTTCAAAAACTTTGATTTTAAAGGATAAGACGTAAAAGTATTCACTTGATGATTCCCCCCTAAAATAAATGTAACATTACTTGCAATACTTACATAGTTTCCTATCTGCAAACTTTCATTAGAATTTCCATAAGATTCTGTTATAATTTCTCCATATGATTTATCTCCTACAGTTATTATGTCAGGATTCTTAACACGAATTGAGAGGCTTGTATAATTGTGCCTGTTATTGATTCTCCAAATAACAGCCTGCTTTTTTCTTGATAAAAATTGAATAAACTCAATTCTCAAGCTATTTAATATTTTAAACCATACTATCATTTTATAGTTTTTCATATATTGAGATAAGGTCATCCATATGTTCTGAAGATTTTTTTGTTCCTTTTATATTATTGATAACTCTATTATAAAAAATATAAAACTCATTTGAATCTATATATGATTTTATGCTTTCTAAGCCCACCTTGGTGTTATCAAATAAAACTCCGTTCTCTTCATTAATAAAGTCCGGTAAACCACCCATCCTAGTACCAATAATTGGAATTCCGGAATTTAAAAACTCAAAAACAACTTGAGGCGCATTATCTTCCCAAATAGGTAATACCAATCCAACATCAACATTTTTAAGAATATCCTTAAGTTCATCATGTTTGTATTTCCCATGATAAGTGATATTAGGCAAAGACTGAATGGTTTCTTCCAGACCTGCTGCAATTCCTCCATAAATATGAAACGTATGTTTGCTATTTTTAGCAATTTCAAAAAAAAGATCAGCTCCTTTGTGGTAATTTAAATTTCCAATAAAACCAAATCTTAGCTTTTCACTATCACTTTTTAATTCTCTTTTACCAAAACTATTTCTAAAATCATCTTCAGCAGTATAGTTTCCAATATGATTTACGAAGAAATTTTTATTATCATATTCATTTCGTTGATAGATTTCTCTAACTCTATTTGAAACAGCAATTATCGCATTGGCTTTTGAGAATAACTTTTTACCAACTTCGAATTTCTCTGTATGACCAGAAGAATCTTTAATTTTATCAATTTTCAAAGTTCTTCCAAGTTTTCTAACAAATCCTCCAAGATATCTATTATCGATTGTTTCTTCCCAAGATATACAAGTGTTGCATTTCAAATTACTGTTTGAAGACTCACATAATTTACCTTCTCGGTCAAGTAGTATTATCCTATTGCATACATATGAATAATCATGCAAGGAAATAACAACTTTAGCATATTTCATAAACATTTCTAAAATAGCAATTGGTAAATCAATCATCATATGAACATGTATGATATCAGGATTCAATTCAGATACTATTTTTTCTATTCTTTCTATATCCGAATTTCTAATAACACTACTTAGATGAAATGGCCTTAATATAGGCTTATAATTTATCAAGTTATATGTATATTCTTTTGTTTCACCATTATCCTGCGAATAAAGAACATATACCTCATTCCCAAATGAAGACAGAGTTGTAGAAATATTTCTTACATAGTTTGTAATTCCTCCATTAAAAGAAATATCATAACCTGTGCTTATCTGTAATATTTTCATTATTATTTATTTTTTCGAAATGACATTAATATCATTTCTTTTATACTTAGAAATCTAAAATTTACAATGTCAAATGGATTAACACCTTTTCTCCTTAAAGCAAAATACATTAATAAGGTGACAAAACATTCTATAATTAAACAATTCCATGCTGTCCCAATATATCCCCACATTTTACTCATAAAAATATTAAGAATAATTCCAAATATACTTGCTATAAAAGTTGTTTTAAAAAACAATTTATCCATTCCCATATTAAGCATTAATTGTATGCCAAAGATATTAGACATTCCAATTATAAAAGGTAAAAAAGAAATAATTTGCAAAGCAGGTATAGATTGATCAAACTTATGACCATAAAACAATTTTATAACAATAGGTGCAAAAATTAATACACAAACGGACGCTCCTAAAGTTAAATAAAAAACTATCGGCATAATCTTCTTTATGGTATTGATGCCATTCTCTTTAGATATTGCAAATGATTTTCCTACAAATGGAAAAAGTGCAGTAGATAATGGCATTGCAATAATTGAATTAACGATATTAAGAAAATTTTGACTGGTTGTATAATACCCTATTTCTTTATTATCTGCAAAAAAACCTAAAACAATGGTATTGGTAGAAGTATATAAGCTAATAACTACTGTGGAAAAAAAAATCATCCTTTCATTAAAAATAATTTCCAAAGATTGAAGGAATGAAATTAGCTTTACGGACAATTTAAATTTCCAAATGGCATAAAGGAATAAAAAAATATTAATTGAAATAATAAAAAATGTATTTAGTACCGCTAAAAAAATGTAATCATCACTTTTTTTTATTAAAGTAAAAACCAAGGCAACATTGATAACACCTCTTACAAAATTAAGTTTAGCAAAAATTGATAATTCCTGCAATCCTTGAAAAATATATTGAGGTGAAATTACTGTGCCCAAACATCCAATAAATAAGATAGATACTGTCAATACATCCTTTTGAATTGGCCTAAAAAAATATAAAGCAATTACAAATAAGATTATTGAAAATAGAAAAAGTAATATTCTTGCACTTAGTACTTCAGAAATTACAGTATTAATAACATTTTTATTGCCATCCGCTTTAGCTATTTTCCGAGTTCCTGTCAAATCAAATCCATAAGCAATTAAAAGAGTAAAATATCCAATAAAAGCTGTTGAATAATTAAATATACCATATCCCTCAGGACCTATTATACGAGAAATATATGGGATCGTTATCAGCGGAAAAACAAAATTAACCGCCTGAACAAGGCTAAGGAAAAGCGTATTTTTTATTAGTTTAGAAGAACTCACGTTTTATACACTAAATTTTATTCATTCTAGTATGGTAATATGTAAAAATTGGATTTAATATTTTGAGCTATATTCCAAAAACATCTCTACATTTCTTCAATGCAGAACCAATTACCTGGTGCATATCATAGTATTTATACTCAGCCAATCTCCCACCAAAAATAACATTTTCTTCTTCGTCTGCTAATTTCTTATATTTTCTATACAATTCATTATTTTCGTCATCATTGATAGGATAATAAGGTTCAGTATTGCTGCTTGCTTCTAAGGAATATTCTTTAGTAACAACAGTTTTACTTTGTGTCCCAAATTCAAAATGCTTATGCTCAATAATTCTTGTATAAGGTTCATTTTTGCTTGTATAGTTTACTACAGCATTCCCTTGATAGTTTTCATTATCTAATACTTCAGTCTCAAAACGTAGGCTTCTATAAGAAAGCTTTCCATATTGGAAGCCATAGTACTCATCAATTTTACCAGTAAAAACAA
Coding sequences:
- a CDS encoding glycosyltransferase family 2 protein; translation: MQLTINCIESIYNYTKNVDFEIIVVDNASSDNSVSQILERFPNVKVIQATENLGFGRANNLGVSAAKGEYLFLLNSDTIFVENSLLKILDFFSKNEKKLNIGVLGCLMIDESNEVNGFGGTFPTIKSFNQEIIKGFPIIGRFIEIKETHYNLNQEYFEIEYVLGADMFMRKSLFNAVAGFDPNYFMYYEESDLQLTVSRAQYKNYIFTGTRIIHLEGGSFTKKKKVSNVKRIIVHTSRIYYAKKNFSKEYYKFKILDISKLLLNIFNFKYKITENIKYITGIIKKY
- a CDS encoding CatB-related O-acetyltransferase, which encodes MKNYKMIVWFKILNSLRIEFIQFLSRKKQAVIWRINNRHNYTSLSIRVKNPDIITVGDKSYGEIITESYGNSNESLQIGNYVSIASNVTFILGGNHQVNTFTSYPLKSKFLKNSPEDDAQSKGAIIVEDEVWIGSNVVILSGINIGKGAIIAAGSVVTKNVAPFSIVGGNPAQVIKFRLAGDLIEKRMNVNLKKISKKNIIENIDLFYSTLTEFNLQKISNLEEE
- a CDS encoding glycosyltransferase, which translates into the protein MKILQISTGYDISFNGGITNYVRNISTTLSSFGNEVYVLYSQDNGETKEYTYNLINYKPILRPFHLSSVIRNSDIERIEKIVSELNPDIIHVHMMIDLPIAILEMFMKYAKVVISLHDYSYVCNRIILLDREGKLCESSNSNLKCNTCISWEETIDNRYLGGFVRKLGRTLKIDKIKDSSGHTEKFEVGKKLFSKANAIIAVSNRVREIYQRNEYDNKNFFVNHIGNYTAEDDFRNSFGKRELKSDSEKLRFGFIGNLNYHKGADLFFEIAKNSKHTFHIYGGIAAGLEETIQSLPNITYHGKYKHDELKDILKNVDVGLVLPIWEDNAPQVVFEFLNSGIPIIGTRMGGLPDFINEENGVLFDNTKVGLESIKSYIDSNEFYIFYNRVINNIKGTKKSSEHMDDLISIYEKL
- a CDS encoding flippase, yielding MSSSKLIKNTLFLSLVQAVNFVFPLITIPYISRIIGPEGYGIFNYSTAFIGYFTLLIAYGFDLTGTRKIAKADGNKNVINTVISEVLSARILLFLFSIILFVIALYFFRPIQKDVLTVSILFIGCLGTVISPQYIFQGLQELSIFAKLNFVRGVINVALVFTLIKKSDDYIFLAVLNTFFIISINIFLFLYAIWKFKLSVKLISFLQSLEIIFNERMIFFSTVVISLYTSTNTIVLGFFADNKEIGYYTTSQNFLNIVNSIIAMPLSTALFPFVGKSFAISKENGINTIKKIMPIVFYLTLGASVCVLIFAPIVIKLFYGHKFDQSIPALQIISFLPFIIGMSNIFGIQLMLNMGMDKLFFKTTFIASIFGIILNIFMSKMWGYIGTAWNCLIIECFVTLLMYFALRRKGVNPFDIVNFRFLSIKEMILMSFRKNK